The Fictibacillus arsenicus genome contains a region encoding:
- a CDS encoding sodium:solute symporter family protein — protein sequence MDNLTFAGMDGIIILSVFAIVMLAIGYFSGKGDTNLHHSLSGYYLAGRNLGFIALFFTLYATQYSGNTIVGYAPAGYRTGFSWLQSISFMTIIIGIYLLFAPRLYVVSKRRNFVTPTDWLEFRFKSKAVTLLSIFLMLWGLGNYLLEQLVAIGQAVAGMTGGTIPYEIAVVVFVLVMLAYEWMGGMKAVAFTDVMQGIVLMIGIFVFLAGALYLVGGNFAEVTRFIADNEPEKLGVPPMEVSVNWFSMLVLVGLGASIYPHAVQRIYSAESERTLKKSFARMAWMPPITTGLVFVVGIIGIMLFPGLDTAGSEQLVGLMANKIAAINGFYYWMMIIFFGGIVAAIISTADSVLLSFSSMLSNDVYGKFVNPGATEHKKVMVGKIGGIIAIFFLLMIAWNPPGTLYQIFVLKFELLVQVFPAFVLGLYWKRLAAKPVFWGMLIGAIVAGLLTLTGYKTVFGIHGGVIGLTINFVVCIVGSMLVTVSAEKSLKKDELAVLELEA from the coding sequence ATGGATAATTTAACCTTCGCTGGTATGGATGGCATTATTATCTTAAGTGTATTCGCGATTGTTATGCTTGCCATCGGGTATTTCTCTGGTAAAGGAGATACGAATCTTCATCATAGTCTATCAGGCTACTATTTGGCAGGAAGAAATCTCGGTTTCATCGCTTTGTTCTTCACCCTTTACGCGACACAGTACAGTGGGAATACCATCGTCGGTTATGCGCCGGCAGGCTACCGGACAGGGTTCTCATGGCTGCAGTCGATCTCCTTCATGACAATCATCATCGGAATCTATCTGTTGTTCGCGCCAAGACTTTATGTGGTGTCGAAACGACGAAACTTTGTAACCCCCACTGATTGGCTGGAGTTCCGTTTTAAATCGAAGGCGGTTACGTTGCTATCTATCTTCTTGATGCTTTGGGGTCTAGGAAACTATCTTTTGGAGCAGCTCGTTGCGATCGGACAAGCTGTAGCGGGTATGACGGGCGGAACGATTCCTTATGAAATTGCGGTTGTCGTTTTCGTTCTCGTCATGCTTGCGTACGAGTGGATGGGAGGCATGAAGGCCGTAGCGTTCACGGATGTTATGCAAGGGATTGTCCTGATGATTGGAATCTTTGTGTTCTTGGCAGGTGCTCTATACTTGGTTGGAGGGAATTTTGCTGAAGTAACACGTTTTATCGCAGATAACGAACCTGAAAAACTAGGTGTTCCGCCAATGGAAGTGTCGGTGAACTGGTTCAGTATGCTCGTCCTTGTCGGGTTAGGGGCTTCTATCTATCCGCATGCGGTGCAGCGTATCTATTCTGCTGAAAGTGAAAGAACGTTAAAGAAGTCTTTCGCTCGCATGGCGTGGATGCCGCCGATCACTACAGGTCTTGTGTTTGTTGTCGGGATCATCGGAATCATGCTTTTCCCAGGATTGGATACAGCGGGGTCTGAACAGCTAGTAGGGTTGATGGCGAATAAAATCGCTGCGATCAACGGGTTTTATTATTGGATGATGATCATCTTCTTCGGTGGAATCGTTGCGGCGATTATCTCTACGGCAGACTCCGTGCTGCTGAGTTTTTCATCGATGTTATCGAACGATGTATACGGTAAGTTTGTAAATCCAGGAGCTACTGAACACAAGAAAGTAATGGTAGGAAAAATCGGCGGAATCATCGCGATCTTCTTCCTTTTAATGATCGCATGGAATCCTCCAGGCACACTTTATCAGATTTTTGTGTTAAAGTTTGAGCTCTTGGTGCAAGTATTCCCTGCTTTTGTTCTCGGTCTTTACTGGAAACGTCTAGCCGCAAAACCTGTGTTCTGGGGAATGCTTATAGGTGCTATTGTAGCAGGGCTGTTAACGTTAACGGGCTATAAGACGGTGTTCGGCATCCATGGCGGAGTGATCGGGCTTACGATAAACTTTGTCGTTTGTATCGTTGGTTCGATGCTCGTTACGGTCTCTGCTGAAAAATCATTGAAGAAGGACGAACTTGCAGTGTTGGAGCTTGAAGCATAA
- a CDS encoding MFS transporter — MANLSLSVKRSRLEPHWRMLIWLLIVQIMVAFVGRGLVPLGVLIGADLSLTKAQIGMLPAGLFLGQALASIPAGFLVDRLGSRKLLLALSLCLGVGFMFSTFFTHFWSMLIFVVIGGVGYGAMHPVSNRGIIYWFTQTQRGTAMGIKQMGVTLGSALSAVILLPIAASYGWRTAVIGAALLLIMIGVISFFQYRDSESAPQGKSDQRLSVFYKSMWRMIQNKPLLLVSLSALGLNGAQMCLNTYLVLFAYEKMGISLFLSGLLLVISEACGSFGRVTWGVISDRVFNGERVIIVIVIVIISALSSSTLALLPEDTPFGLLVPIIAVFGFAVSGFNGIWMNLASELVPPEQAGISSGLSITIGSLGVIAAPPVFGFMVDLNGSYTSGWFFITGLLCIVFAILLVLLNVNKKRKARVSERAI; from the coding sequence ATGGCAAATTTAAGTTTGAGCGTTAAACGTAGTCGTCTTGAGCCACATTGGCGGATGCTAATCTGGCTCTTGATTGTTCAAATAATGGTTGCTTTTGTAGGACGAGGACTTGTCCCGCTTGGTGTATTGATTGGAGCTGACCTTTCTCTCACGAAAGCTCAGATTGGCATGCTTCCGGCGGGTCTCTTTTTAGGACAGGCATTGGCTTCCATCCCGGCGGGTTTCTTAGTGGACCGGCTCGGATCCCGGAAACTACTTCTTGCTCTGTCCTTGTGTTTAGGGGTCGGGTTCATGTTCTCGACCTTTTTTACACATTTCTGGTCGATGCTCATATTCGTGGTCATCGGCGGGGTTGGATACGGAGCCATGCACCCGGTATCGAACAGAGGAATCATCTATTGGTTCACACAAACACAGCGCGGCACTGCGATGGGCATCAAACAGATGGGCGTCACACTCGGATCTGCATTATCGGCCGTAATCTTGCTGCCTATAGCAGCATCATATGGCTGGCGGACAGCTGTAATCGGTGCAGCGTTGCTCTTGATTATGATCGGAGTTATATCCTTTTTTCAATACCGCGATTCAGAGTCCGCACCACAAGGGAAAAGTGATCAGCGGCTGTCTGTTTTTTATAAATCGATGTGGAGAATGATTCAGAACAAACCTCTCTTGCTTGTAAGCCTAAGTGCACTCGGACTGAATGGAGCGCAGATGTGCCTGAACACGTATCTCGTGCTTTTTGCTTATGAAAAGATGGGGATCTCGCTGTTTTTGTCGGGTTTATTGCTCGTCATATCTGAAGCATGCGGTTCGTTTGGAAGAGTCACTTGGGGTGTGATTAGTGACCGAGTGTTTAACGGGGAACGTGTGATTATTGTCATCGTGATCGTCATTATTTCTGCACTGTCGAGCAGTACCTTGGCATTGTTGCCTGAAGATACGCCATTTGGATTGCTTGTTCCGATCATCGCAGTCTTTGGGTTTGCGGTTTCGGGGTTCAACGGCATCTGGATGAACCTAGCGAGTGAACTCGTTCCACCTGAACAAGCCGGGATTTCGAGTGGATTAAGCATCACGATCGGGTCACTTGGGGTTATCGCAGCACCGCCTGTCTTCGGTTTTATGGTGGATCTGAACGGCAGCTATACATCAGGCTGGTTTTTTATCACAGGGTTGTTATGTATCGTTTTTGCAATTCTGCTAGTTTTGTTAAACGTTAATAAAAAGAGAAAAGCGAGGGTGAGTGAACGTGCAATTTGA
- a CDS encoding flavin reductase family protein, translating to MQFDPKELTEKDVYKLLVGSVVPRPIAWVSTISTEGVVNLAPFSFFNVASRNPPMLCISIGPGVGEREGTEKDTLVNIRNQKEFVINVVTSTLGNEMQKTSENLPSDVDEFEAAGLTTLESTIVKPKRVKEAPIQMECQLEQVIQLGSDHLVIGRMVRYHINDDYYLGNYKVDLEKLQPLGRLAGNYSESTEFFSLPR from the coding sequence GTGCAATTTGATCCGAAAGAGCTGACAGAAAAGGATGTCTACAAACTATTGGTTGGTTCAGTCGTGCCTAGACCGATCGCCTGGGTATCGACCATTTCAACAGAAGGAGTGGTCAACCTGGCACCGTTCAGCTTTTTTAACGTAGCCTCCCGAAACCCTCCTATGCTTTGTATATCGATAGGACCTGGAGTGGGAGAAAGAGAAGGAACGGAGAAAGATACACTCGTAAACATACGGAATCAAAAAGAGTTCGTAATCAATGTGGTCACGTCAACTTTGGGGAATGAGATGCAGAAAACGTCTGAGAACCTGCCGAGTGATGTGGATGAATTTGAAGCAGCAGGACTCACAACATTGGAAAGCACGATTGTAAAACCAAAGCGCGTTAAAGAAGCGCCGATCCAGATGGAGTGTCAGCTAGAACAGGTCATTCAGCTCGGCAGTGATCATTTGGTGATTGGCAGAATGGTTCGTTATCATATCAATGATGACTATTACCTTGGTAATTATAAAGTGGATCTAGAGAAACTGCAGCCTCTCGGAAGGTTAGCAGGGAATTATAGCGAGAGTACGGAATTCTTTTCATTGCCTAGATAA
- a CDS encoding MEDS domain-containing protein — protein MREKITEQTKKLQQSNGGHIFYEYQSEESYIQNTVSYIIAGIEQGDHVIVIENDRVYPKIERQLRNELKKEDLEKVHRVNNFDFYCFKGDFNSATIISYFKKFVEPFINKKVSIRTWAHVEWADQEQITYYVGEYEKEVDKTVIEFGTTTVCAYDERRVPPHLKQALLSCHRYYMTDEDVLCISEDFRTVECV, from the coding sequence TTGCGGGAAAAGATTACGGAACAGACGAAGAAGTTACAGCAATCAAATGGCGGTCATATCTTTTATGAATATCAGAGTGAAGAATCTTATATTCAAAACACCGTCTCCTATATCATCGCCGGGATCGAACAAGGAGATCATGTCATCGTAATCGAGAACGACAGAGTTTACCCGAAGATTGAAAGACAGCTGCGGAACGAACTGAAAAAAGAAGATTTGGAGAAAGTTCATCGCGTGAACAATTTTGATTTCTATTGTTTCAAAGGGGATTTTAATTCCGCGACGATCATCTCTTACTTTAAAAAGTTTGTTGAACCCTTCATTAATAAAAAAGTTTCCATACGAACATGGGCGCATGTGGAATGGGCGGATCAGGAACAAATTACGTATTACGTCGGTGAGTATGAGAAGGAAGTAGATAAGACGGTTATTGAGTTTGGGACGACTACGGTTTGTGCCTATGATGAAAGGCGTGTACCTCCACACTTGAAACAGGCATTGCTGAGCTGTCACCGGTATTATATGACTGATGAGGATGTGCTTTGTATTTCTGAAGATTTCAGAACCGTGGAATGTGTATAA
- a CDS encoding DinB family protein gives MDVFVSQYDWIQRTRETLFRYCETMSPEDYVKELESFGGDSVRSLHVHVVNCYRGWLGNRALGKRLSEITPESVRSVQEMREIFRETDALVHEFLNEFKDKADQTVQVTLRSGGILEPTALWLFTHTMTHEFHHKGQIVKIGRQLGYNPPETDLIEPEVQFVQK, from the coding sequence ATGGATGTATTCGTAAGCCAGTATGATTGGATTCAACGTACAAGGGAGACATTATTCCGTTATTGTGAAACGATGTCACCTGAGGATTATGTGAAAGAGCTTGAAAGCTTTGGAGGAGACTCTGTTCGCAGTCTGCATGTTCATGTAGTCAATTGTTACAGGGGATGGTTAGGAAATCGTGCACTTGGAAAACGGCTATCTGAGATAACGCCAGAATCCGTTCGCTCTGTACAGGAAATGCGTGAAATTTTTAGGGAAACGGATGCCCTGGTTCATGAATTCCTGAATGAATTTAAAGATAAGGCGGATCAGACAGTTCAAGTAACGTTGAGGAGTGGCGGCATCTTGGAGCCAACAGCATTATGGTTATTCACCCACACCATGACACACGAGTTCCACCATAAAGGGCAGATTGTAAAAATAGGCAGACAGCTTGGATATAACCCGCCAGAAACAGACCTTATTGAACCTGAAGTTCAGTTCGTACAAAAATAA
- a CDS encoding DUF3231 family protein, translated as MGILSGNPKDEPMHYGEIYGAWTHLLTNHGMIAGYQVYVNHTGDSHLKKLVEEAIEGLKNENKQIEELLKANGIGLPPAPPERPVAKLEDIPPGARFLDPEISASVSKDVAAGLVACSSMIGQSIREDIGVMYGQFHLAKAQFGAKMLKLNKEKGWLVPPPLQVKASE; from the coding sequence ATGGGAATTTTAAGTGGGAATCCAAAAGATGAGCCAATGCATTATGGAGAGATATATGGAGCTTGGACACACCTGCTAACAAACCACGGAATGATTGCTGGATACCAAGTATATGTTAATCACACAGGCGATAGCCACCTAAAAAAGTTGGTTGAAGAAGCGATTGAGGGACTTAAAAATGAGAATAAGCAAATTGAAGAATTACTAAAGGCAAATGGCATTGGTTTACCACCTGCTCCACCTGAGCGTCCGGTAGCTAAATTAGAAGATATTCCACCAGGTGCAAGATTCCTTGACCCTGAGATCAGTGCTTCTGTATCAAAAGATGTTGCAGCAGGACTTGTGGCTTGTAGTTCCATGATCGGACAAAGCATACGTGAGGACATTGGGGTTATGTACGGACAATTTCATTTAGCAAAAGCACAATTTGGTGCTAAGATGCTGAAGTTGAACAAAGAAAAAGGTTGGTTAGTACCCCCTCCTTTACAAGTTAAAGCAAGTGAGTAG
- a CDS encoding ArsR/SmtB family transcription factor has protein sequence MAAPAEKHDVFKAIADPTRREVLRLLSENERPISEIADHFDMSRTAVTKHLNILTEAELISGRKEGREKIYQLHPEPLTEVKQWLSYYEKFWENKLSMLKHLVEDEK, from the coding sequence GTGGCAGCACCTGCTGAAAAACACGATGTCTTTAAAGCGATCGCTGATCCGACAAGACGCGAGGTACTTCGCCTGCTCTCCGAAAATGAACGGCCGATCTCCGAGATTGCCGATCATTTTGATATGAGCCGAACCGCTGTAACGAAGCATCTGAATATCTTAACAGAAGCTGAGCTGATTTCTGGCCGGAAAGAAGGCCGCGAAAAGATCTATCAGCTGCATCCTGAACCGCTAACAGAAGTGAAGCAGTGGCTCTCTTATTACGAGAAATTCTGGGAGAACAAGCTGTCTATGCTGAAACATCTAGTTGAGGACGAAAAATAA
- a CDS encoding SRPBCC family protein has protein sequence MAALQDIKQTVVFNAPIQKVWDSVSTSEGMSSWFMPNDFKAEEGHEFHIQSPFGPSPCKVLVIDEPHKISFSWDTDGWVVTFLLKEQGDQTEFTLIHSGWKDEDAIVGKAGEKSSVIRERMNGGWVGIVHERLKKVVES, from the coding sequence ATGGCAGCATTACAAGATATTAAACAAACCGTAGTATTTAACGCACCGATTCAAAAAGTGTGGGACTCTGTATCTACATCTGAAGGCATGTCATCCTGGTTCATGCCGAACGACTTTAAAGCTGAAGAAGGACACGAGTTTCATATCCAGTCCCCTTTTGGGCCATCACCGTGTAAAGTGCTAGTGATCGATGAACCGCATAAGATTTCTTTTAGCTGGGATACAGATGGTTGGGTGGTTACCTTTTTGTTAAAAGAACAAGGTGACCAGACGGAGTTCACTCTCATTCACAGTGGATGGAAAGATGAAGATGCGATTGTTGGCAAGGCAGGCGAAAAGAGCTCTGTTATCCGCGAGCGTATGAACGGCGGCTGGGTTGGCATTGTCCATGAAAGACTGAAAAAGGTAGTTGAGAGCTAA